TGAAAACCCTGCAAGCAGGTGTTATCAATCCTGCGACAGAGCCAGTTATGACCGCAGCCACATTTAATAGTGGGGCAGTTGCTGCAGCTTTGTCTTCTAACAATACAAAAGCTGGTGATATAGAATTAGTGCTTTATCAAAAAGTAGCGATTGGTGAAGGTCAGGGTGCAAGCAATCCATTCTTGCAAGAAATGCCTGATCCTATCTCAAGAGCGACTTGGGATAATTATATTATGATTTCTCCATCGTTGGCATTGAGCCTTTTAGGTATCAATTTGCACAATGAAGGTGATGCGGACAAATACGAAACACACCCTGCAAAACCGGTAGTAAAATTAACGGTTAACGGAAAATCTATGGAGTTGCCTATATTGGTTATTCCTGGCACACATCCTAAAACTTTGGGTATTGCATTGGGTTATGGTAGAACCGGAAAAATAGGTAAGGCGGCTGATGGATATGGGAAGAATGCTTTCCCTCTTGCACAATTTACCGGCGATGCTGTTCTGTTTGAACAACATGACGTGAAAATTGAAAAGACAGGTAAAACATACAAGGTTGCACAAACTCAGATTCAAAGTCGTTACGACTCTTTCATGGGAGGCAAGCGTACAGAGATATTAAAAGAGTTAACACTTCCTGCGTTCGTAGAAGATCCTAAAGAAATTTTGCGTGACCGTGAAGAAGAGTTGAAGCCTTATGGTGGTATTGAAAATTTTGAAAAGCAAGGAACTATTTACCCATATTACGATAAACCAGGCATTCACTGGGGTATGAGTATCGATTTAAATTCTTGTACTGGTTGTGGCGCTTGTGTGGTGGCTTGTAATATCGAGAACAATATTCCAATTGTGGGTAAAGACGAGGTTGCTCGTTTCCACGATATGCATTGGCTAAGAATAGATAGATACTATTCCGGCGATATTGATAATCCGAATGTGATATTTCAACCGATGTTATGTCAACATTGCGACAACGCTCCTTGTGAGAACGTTTGTCCGGTGAATGCGACTAACCACAGCACAGAAGGGTTGAATCAAATGGCATATAACCGTTGTATAGGTACACGTTACTGTGCCAACAACTGTCCATTCAAAGTACGTCGTTTCAACTGGGCTGATTATACAGGTGCCGACAGCTTCCCTAATAACCAAGACCAACAAGTAGTAGGTAAATTAGATGCTTCGGTGCACGATAGAAATGAAGAACTTTCTAGAATGGTGTTAAATCCAGATGTGACTGTTCGTTCTCGTGGTGTAATGGAAAAATGCTCTTTCTGTGTACAACGTTTACAGGATGGTAAATTAAAAGCTAAGAAAGAAAGTCGCCCATTAAAATCAGGAGAAAATAATGAGTGGGATGTAAAAACAGCTTGTCAGCAGGCTTGTGCGGGTGATTGTATCGTATTTGGAAACGCCAACGACAGCAAGAGTGCTGTTTCATTGATGAGAAAAGAAAATCCATTACGTTTATTCCATTCTTTAGAACAATTGCACGTAATGCCAAATGTAAACTATTTAGCAAAAGTTAGAAATACAGATGTTAAAGAGCCGGAAGAATTGACGGCTTAGTAATATAGTAATAGGAGAAATAGTATAATAATTATTTATTAGTTATAAACGAAACTGAATGTCATTATTTAAGTACGAATCAGAACTCAGGGAGCCGTTGGTAAAAGGCAGTAAAACTTATCATCAGATTACAGAAGATATAGTCGCCCCTATTGAGGTAAAACCCGGTAAACTTTGGTATATTGGATTTTACATTGCTGTATGTATGCTTCTATTTGGTGTATTTAGTGTTTATGAAGAAGTTGTATATGGTATTGGGCAATGGAACCTGAATAAGACACAAGGTTGGGGTTGGGACATTACTAACTTCGTATGGTGGGTTGGTATTGGTCACGCTGGAACGCTTATCTCTGCCATCTTATTATTGTTCCGCCAAGGATGGCGTACAGGGGTAAACCGCGCTGCTGAGGCGATGACTATTTTTGCCGTAATGTGTGCAGGGCAGTTCCCGGTATTTCACATGGGCCGTGTATGGGATGCCTTCTTCATTTTCCCTTATCCAAACTCACGTGGTTCTCTCTGGCCAAACTTTGATTCTCCTTTGTTATGGGACGTGTTTGCCATCTCTACTTACTTTACTGTATCGGTATTGTTTTGGTATACTGGTTTGTTGCCTGACTTAGCAACTGTTCGTGACAGGGCAAAAACTAAATTAAGAAAATTATTATATGGTATTGCTTCTTTTGGATGGACCGGTTCTACCAAACACTGGCAACGCCACGAGGCTTTATCTTTAGTGTTAGCTGGCTTGGCAACTCCGCTGGTACTTTCCGTACACACAATTGTATCTTTTGACTTTGCTACTTCTGTAATTCCTGGTTGGCATACAACGATCTTCCCTCCTTATTTTGTGGCAGGTGCGGTGTTCTCAGGTTTTGCGATGGTTAACTCACTATTACTTGTCGTACGTAAGATGATGAATTTGCAAGACTATATTACAATTGGTCATATCGAGGCTATGAATAAAGTAATTGTACTTACTGGTTCAATTGTAGGTGTAGCCTATCTTTCAGAATTGTTTGTAGCTTGGTATAGTGGTAACAAATATGAAGCTTATGCTTTCTTCTATACACGTGCTAATATTTATAGTACTTTAGGTTGGAGCTATGTAGGTATGATTGGCTGTAATGTGTTGAGCCCGCAAATATTCTGGTTTAGAAAAATGAGAAGAAACCTTGCTGTTACCTTCTTTATGAGTGTGGTGGTAAATATTGGTATGTGGTTCGAAAGATTTGTAATTATTGCCACTTCTATTTACAGAGACTACTTACCTTCTGCTTGGAGTGTATATTATAGCCCTAGCATTTGGGAATTAGGTTTCTATATTGGTACATTTGGTTTATTCTTTACATGTTTCTTCTTATTCTCCAAATATTTCCCGGTAATTGCAATTGCTGAAATTAAGAGTATTGCAAAAACTTCAGGAGACAATCATAAATTGAATGTGGCACATGTTGAAGCTGAAGAGCCAGAAGCCTTTGCTCATGAATATGCGCACTAATTGAGAAGAGAAGAAATTTAAAAGAGAGATAAAATATTTCATTAATAGCAATTGCTAAATTGAAAATAAATTATGGCAAAAAAGAAATTTGTTGTAGCGAGTTTTGATGAGGAAGCAAATCTGTTTCCTGCGGTTAAAGATGTAAGAACTGCCGGATACAAGATTCACGATGTTTATACTCCATTCCCGGTACATGGTTTAGATAAGGCAATGGGATTAAGAGAAACAAGCTTACATACTGCAGGTTTTATTTATGGTATTATCGGTACTGCGACGGCATTAGGGGGTATGTCTTGGGTTTTCGTTTCTGACTGGCCTCAAATTTATGATGGTAAACCCCATTTTGCTTTGCCTGCATTTATTCCGATCACCTTTGAGTTGACGGTATTATTTGCGTCGGTAGGTATGGTGTATACATTCTGCTGGTTGTGTCAACTAGCACCTTTTGTAAAAAAACACCTTTTTCACCCAAGACAAACGGATGATATTTTTGCTATGGTGATAGAATGTACGCCTACTACGAATGTGGAGGAATTGGTTGATTCCCTGAAAAGCAAAGGAACTGTTGGTGTTGAAGTACAAGAAGCCGAAGCTGATTGGTGGTGGGGGCGCTGGGATAAATCGCAGCAGATTATCAATGACAATGTAATAGAGGTGCTTTAGTTATTATAGATTTTAGAAAAAAATATTTTTGATTGGTTTATATTCATAACCAACATTTTTACAGAAATTAAAAATAGGGATGAAAAAATTATCTGTCATCGTAACAATATTTATAACCGGAGCTGCTTTGGTTAGTTGTAACAGTGTAAGACGTGATCCGGGACGGGTGTATATGCCCGATATGTTTTACAGCCGTGCATATGAAACCTACACGCAAATGGACTCTACGCAGTTTACAGAGAATGAAGCAGAAGCGGGTCGTAAAATATTTTACAACAATCAGCCTGTTGCAGGTACAATTGCCAGAGGGGAAGATCTTCCTTTTCCAATTGCTAAGGATAAACAAGGAGATACAACTAATTATGTGGCAGCAAAATTAATTGAAAACCCGGAACCTCCTCTAACAGATGCACAAGCAACAGAAATTCATCGATTATATTTAATAAATTGCGGCATTTGTCACGGAGCTAAAATGGATGGAAATGGTCCATTGTACAATGGTGGAAATGGTCCATTTAGTGCAGCTCCTAAAAACTTGTTAGGCGATCCGATTGTACTAGCAATGCCTGAAGGACAAATGTTTTACTCTATTCAATATGGAAAAGGAATGATGGGAAGCTACGCATCACAATTATCTCGTAAACAGCGTTGGCAGTTAGTACATTATATTAAGGCAAGACAAGCAGAAGCAAAAGGAGGTAAACCTTCAATTGTTGATGTAGCAGACTCTACAGCGGTAGTAGCCAATTAGCATATTAAATGATTATTTAAAAACATTCATAGCAGCGAATTAAACAATATTAAAGATGGCATCAATAAAAACACAGTTTGTAATCCCTACGAAAATGAAGACTTGGTCTTTGGGTTTGATTGCAGTAGGTGTTATTTCTTTTATTATAGGTTTTGTAACCCAAGGCCTTAGCAATGATCCACAAGTGCAACAAGCTTTTTGGGGCACTATCATGTATAATGCAATTTATTTTCTTTTGATTACCAATATTGCCATGTTTTTTATCTGTGCGCTTACTTTAGGTATGTCTGGATGGCAAGTTGCGTTCAATAGAGTATCAGAGGCTATCTCGGCCGTGGTACCTATATTCGGTCTTATCACTGGCGTATTACTTATTTTTTTGGTGCTTAGCAAAATACATGTTTATCACTGGACAGATATAAATTATGTAAAAGGAGATACTATTCTTATGCATAAACAAGGGTTTTTGAATCTCCCATTCTATATTACCTGGACGATCCTGTCTATAGGCTTATGGTCTTTTTTGGGAGCAAGAATGCGAAAGGCATGTGAAGTGTGGGATGAAAAATATGAAGGCGCGCAACGCAGCCAACGTTTTCTTTGGCGCACAACTGTAGCTGCTTCATTATTCTTGGCATTTTTTGGTATTACTGCCGGATGCGTAACACCATGGTTATGGCAAATGAGTTTAGATGCGCATTGGTATAGCACGATGTATAGCTGGTATGTATTTGCAAGTTCCTTTGTTGGTGGCTTAGCATTGATTACTTTATTTGTAATTTATTTGAAAAATAAAGGTTATTTGGAATTAACCAACCAAGAACATCTACATGATTTAGGTAAATTCTTATTTGCGTTCTCTATATTTTGGACTTATATTTGGTTTGCTCAATACTTGCTTATCTGGTATGCAAACATTCCGGATGAAACTATTTACTTTAAGCACCGTGTACAAGGGGAATATAAAGGTGTGTTTTTCCTAAATTTAGTTATTAATTTTGTGTGTCCGATACTGATATTAATGTCCAGGCCATCCAAACGTAATTATACGATGATGACTTTTATGGCTGTATTATTATTATTTGGCCACTGGTTGGATTTTTATCAAATGATTATGGGTAGTATTTCTGATACACATATTACATTGAGTTGGTTAGATTTTGGTATTGCGGCGCTATTTGTAGGTTTATTGATTAATCTTGTTGGAAAAGCATTGACCAAGAAGCCTTTAGTGCAGAAATATCATCCCTTCTTAAAAGAAAGTATTATCCACCATACTTAAAATTTAAATAGAAAATTGATTTTCAAGATTTAGAAGAAAAAGATTTAGAAAAATATTTTAAGCAACATTCATTATGTCTATGTTTTTTACCATCGCCGCAATAATTCTAATTGTGATAGTAATTTTTCAAATTGCTAAAGCAAGTGAGTATGTATCTGTGTTGAAAGGCGAAGAAAAAGCTTTCAAGCAAAGCAATAAAGTAAATGGCACCCTTATGATTGCCTTTTTAGTCCTTGGATTAATTGGCGTTTATTGGTGTAACCACTTATTGTATCATGAAACGCTTTTCCCTCAGGGCTCCGCTAGTATAGAAGGCGAACAAGTGGATAAACTACTGTGGATTACAATTATTTTAACGGGCATTGTATTTTTTGCAACACAAATACTTTTGTTTTGGTTTTCATACAGATATCAATATAAAGAAGGTAAACAAGCACATTTTTATCCGCATAACAATAAATTGGAAGTTGTTTGGACGGTAGTACCTACTATTGTTTTACTTATTTTAATTGTGTATGGATTACGTAGTTGGTTTTTATTTACTGGTGATTCTCCAAAAAATGCAATGAAAATTGAGGTTACCGGCCATCAATTTGGTTGGGTTTTCCGTTATCCGGGACAAGATGGGGTTTTTGGTAAAAAATATTTTAAAGATATAGACCCTGCCCATAGCAATGAATTGGGTTTAATTTGGAAAGATAGCGCAGCGCTGAACCAAAAGGCGGATCCGGCAGCATTTGATGATATCGTTATTGATGGTACCATGTATTTAGTAAAAGGTGTACCTGTTCGTTTATTGATAAATTCTCAAGACGTAATTCATGATGTGGGTCTTCCTCAGTTTAGAATGAAAATGGATGCAGTGCCGGGAACTCCTACTACTTTGTGGTTTACGCCTAGATTTACAACAAAGGAAATGAGAGAGCGTACAGGAAATCCAAATTATGTATATGAATTGGCTTGTGACCAATTGTGTGGACAAGGGCATTATTCTATGCGTGCTGTTGTAGATGTGGTGACCCAAGCAGAATTCGATGTAATCATGTCTCAACAAAAGCCTGCTTATTATGCGGCATTTCCGGATAAGGATCCAAGTGTAAAGGCTGCAAAAGACACGACAAATCCTGCTTCAACTGTAGCAGATACGACAAAAGTGATGGCGAAATTATAGAATGTTTTTCGCCTGTTTAGGAATAAAATTATAGAATTTATATAAAGAAATAGTTATGAGTAGCGAAGCTGTATTACATCCGGGTGTTGCGGTTGCACACACAGAAGGTCATCATGATGTGCATCATCACAAA
The Arachidicoccus soli DNA segment above includes these coding regions:
- a CDS encoding quinol:cytochrome C oxidoreductase translates to MASIKTQFVIPTKMKTWSLGLIAVGVISFIIGFVTQGLSNDPQVQQAFWGTIMYNAIYFLLITNIAMFFICALTLGMSGWQVAFNRVSEAISAVVPIFGLITGVLLIFLVLSKIHVYHWTDINYVKGDTILMHKQGFLNLPFYITWTILSIGLWSFLGARMRKACEVWDEKYEGAQRSQRFLWRTTVAASLFLAFFGITAGCVTPWLWQMSLDAHWYSTMYSWYVFASSFVGGLALITLFVIYLKNKGYLELTNQEHLHDLGKFLFAFSIFWTYIWFAQYLLIWYANIPDETIYFKHRVQGEYKGVFFLNLVINFVCPILILMSRPSKRNYTMMTFMAVLLLFGHWLDFYQMIMGSISDTHITLSWLDFGIAALFVGLLINLVGKALTKKPLVQKYHPFLKESIIHHT
- a CDS encoding cytochrome c oxidase subunit II gives rise to the protein MIVIFQIAKASEYVSVLKGEEKAFKQSNKVNGTLMIAFLVLGLIGVYWCNHLLYHETLFPQGSASIEGEQVDKLLWITIILTGIVFFATQILLFWFSYRYQYKEGKQAHFYPHNNKLEVVWTVVPTIVLLILIVYGLRSWFLFTGDSPKNAMKIEVTGHQFGWVFRYPGQDGVFGKKYFKDIDPAHSNELGLIWKDSAALNQKADPAAFDDIVIDGTMYLVKGVPVRLLINSQDVIHDVGLPQFRMKMDAVPGTPTTLWFTPRFTTKEMRERTGNPNYVYELACDQLCGQGHYSMRAVVDVVTQAEFDVIMSQQKPAYYAAFPDKDPSVKAAKDTTNPASTVADTTKVMAKL
- a CDS encoding TAT-variant-translocated molybdopterin oxidoreductase is translated as MANKKHWQSFGERENTKGFQEANKNEFPEELLPFEEIDGGFLSAPTPRRDFLKYLGFGTAAATLAASCKTPVMKVIPFANKPEDIVPGVANYYATTYVQDGDVLSMLAKVRDGRPIKLEGNELSPISKGGTSARAQASVIELYNTARLRYPTISGKEVTFESIDNSIGSVLAGPAVILTTTVNSPSTLEAINKFIAKYPGSRHVMYDAVSYSGILEANNLCYGKKAIPSYHFENAKVVVGIGADFLGTWISPVEHTAQYTVNRKINEKNPSMSKHFQFESILTPTGASSDERFTHLPSQTGAVVAALLSAVNGQSISGISDAKLSAGIAKVAKDLIANKGQSLVVCGSNDKNIQVLVNAINEAIGANGKTIDWSVLNNTRQGTDADFVQLLSDMNAGSVNTLLVYGANPAYSWYDADKFVSALKKVKTTISFAEKNDETTQLCKYVIPSHNFLESWGDAEGRTGYFSFMQPTINPLFKTRQWQDSLLKWAGEPTDYETFLKNYWLTKVGGETGWMKTLQAGVINPATEPVMTAATFNSGAVAAALSSNNTKAGDIELVLYQKVAIGEGQGASNPFLQEMPDPISRATWDNYIMISPSLALSLLGINLHNEGDADKYETHPAKPVVKLTVNGKSMELPILVIPGTHPKTLGIALGYGRTGKIGKAADGYGKNAFPLAQFTGDAVLFEQHDVKIEKTGKTYKVAQTQIQSRYDSFMGGKRTEILKELTLPAFVEDPKEILRDREEELKPYGGIENFEKQGTIYPYYDKPGIHWGMSIDLNSCTGCGACVVACNIENNIPIVGKDEVARFHDMHWLRIDRYYSGDIDNPNVIFQPMLCQHCDNAPCENVCPVNATNHSTEGLNQMAYNRCIGTRYCANNCPFKVRRFNWADYTGADSFPNNQDQQVVGKLDASVHDRNEELSRMVLNPDVTVRSRGVMEKCSFCVQRLQDGKLKAKKESRPLKSGENNEWDVKTACQQACAGDCIVFGNANDSKSAVSLMRKENPLRLFHSLEQLHVMPNVNYLAKVRNTDVKEPEELTA
- the nrfD gene encoding NrfD/PsrC family molybdoenzyme membrane anchor subunit, translated to MSLFKYESELREPLVKGSKTYHQITEDIVAPIEVKPGKLWYIGFYIAVCMLLFGVFSVYEEVVYGIGQWNLNKTQGWGWDITNFVWWVGIGHAGTLISAILLLFRQGWRTGVNRAAEAMTIFAVMCAGQFPVFHMGRVWDAFFIFPYPNSRGSLWPNFDSPLLWDVFAISTYFTVSVLFWYTGLLPDLATVRDRAKTKLRKLLYGIASFGWTGSTKHWQRHEALSLVLAGLATPLVLSVHTIVSFDFATSVIPGWHTTIFPPYFVAGAVFSGFAMVNSLLLVVRKMMNLQDYITIGHIEAMNKVIVLTGSIVGVAYLSELFVAWYSGNKYEAYAFFYTRANIYSTLGWSYVGMIGCNVLSPQIFWFRKMRRNLAVTFFMSVVVNIGMWFERFVIIATSIYRDYLPSAWSVYYSPSIWELGFYIGTFGLFFTCFFLFSKYFPVIAIAEIKSIAKTSGDNHKLNVAHVEAEEPEAFAHEYAH
- a CDS encoding c-type cytochrome, with the translated sequence MKKLSVIVTIFITGAALVSCNSVRRDPGRVYMPDMFYSRAYETYTQMDSTQFTENEAEAGRKIFYNNQPVAGTIARGEDLPFPIAKDKQGDTTNYVAAKLIENPEPPLTDAQATEIHRLYLINCGICHGAKMDGNGPLYNGGNGPFSAAPKNLLGDPIVLAMPEGQMFYSIQYGKGMMGSYASQLSRKQRWQLVHYIKARQAEAKGGKPSIVDVADSTAVVAN
- a CDS encoding DUF3341 domain-containing protein; translation: MAKKKFVVASFDEEANLFPAVKDVRTAGYKIHDVYTPFPVHGLDKAMGLRETSLHTAGFIYGIIGTATALGGMSWVFVSDWPQIYDGKPHFALPAFIPITFELTVLFASVGMVYTFCWLCQLAPFVKKHLFHPRQTDDIFAMVIECTPTTNVEELVDSLKSKGTVGVEVQEAEADWWWGRWDKSQQIINDNVIEVL